From the Lysobacterales bacterium genome, one window contains:
- a CDS encoding CTP synthase, whose translation MTPLIFVTGGVVSSLGKGIASASLGAILEARGLRVTMMKLDPYINVDPGTMSPYQHGEVYVLDDGAETDLDLGHYERFVNTRLTRRNAITTGKIYETVIRKERRGDYLGATVQVIPHITDEIKRAVEEATAGYDVALVEIGGTVGDIESLPFLEAIRQLRIERGIDKTLFMHLTLVPYIKAAGEIKTKPTQHSVKELRNIGIQADVLLCRCEQALPDAERRKIALFTNVPEKAVFSAIDLPSIYQIPEWFLQQGLDQLVVDQLKLPAKPLSGLPAWHEICEREAHPKGKVTIAIVGKYVEHKDAYKSLGEALKHGGLQQSVEVDLRWIECERVESEGTDLLAGVDAILVPGGFGKRGFEGKIASARHARTHKIPYFGICYGLHAAVVDFARHVAGLKDANSTENDRSTQNPVIGLITEWRTSAGDVEQRSESSDLGGTMRLGAQDCRVQLGTLAYQLYGKEVVSERHRHRYEFNNRYLDRFAELGMVFSGKSMDDSLVEMIEYRDHPWFLACQAHPEFLSTPLKGHPLFIGFVTAALAHQRNRQPREIAA comes from the coding sequence ATGACTCCCCTGATTTTCGTTACCGGCGGTGTGGTGTCCTCGTTGGGCAAGGGCATCGCATCGGCGTCGCTGGGCGCCATCCTGGAGGCCCGCGGCCTCCGCGTCACCATGATGAAGCTCGATCCCTACATCAATGTCGACCCGGGCACGATGAGCCCGTATCAGCATGGTGAGGTCTACGTGCTCGATGACGGTGCCGAGACCGACCTCGATCTCGGCCACTACGAACGCTTCGTCAACACCCGTCTGACCCGGCGCAATGCCATCACCACCGGCAAGATCTACGAGACCGTGATCCGCAAGGAACGGCGCGGCGATTATCTCGGTGCGACCGTGCAGGTCATTCCGCACATCACCGACGAGATCAAGCGTGCGGTAGAGGAAGCGACTGCGGGCTACGACGTCGCCCTGGTCGAAATTGGCGGCACGGTCGGCGACATCGAATCGCTGCCGTTCCTCGAAGCGATCCGCCAGTTGCGGATCGAACGCGGCATCGACAAGACCCTGTTCATGCATCTCACCCTGGTGCCATACATCAAGGCCGCCGGCGAGATCAAAACCAAACCGACCCAGCATTCGGTCAAGGAACTGCGCAACATCGGCATCCAGGCCGACGTGTTGCTGTGCCGTTGCGAACAGGCCTTGCCGGACGCCGAGCGCCGCAAGATCGCCTTGTTCACGAATGTGCCGGAGAAAGCCGTGTTTTCGGCGATCGACCTGCCTTCGATCTACCAGATCCCGGAATGGTTTCTGCAGCAAGGACTGGACCAGTTGGTCGTCGACCAGTTGAAGCTGCCGGCCAAGCCCTTGTCGGGGTTGCCGGCCTGGCACGAGATCTGTGAGCGTGAAGCGCATCCGAAGGGCAAGGTCACGATCGCCATCGTCGGCAAGTACGTCGAACACAAGGACGCGTACAAGTCGCTCGGCGAAGCCTTGAAGCATGGCGGTTTGCAGCAGTCGGTCGAAGTTGACCTGCGCTGGATCGAGTGCGAACGCGTCGAATCGGAAGGCACCGACCTGCTGGCCGGAGTCGATGCGATCCTGGTGCCCGGCGGCTTCGGCAAGCGCGGGTTCGAGGGCAAGATCGCATCGGCCAGGCATGCCCGCACCCACAAGATCCCGTACTTCGGCATCTGCTACGGACTGCACGCGGCGGTCGTCGATTTCGCCCGCCATGTCGCCGGCCTCAAGGATGCCAACAGCACCGAAAACGATCGCTCGACCCAGAACCCGGTGATCGGCCTGATCACCGAGTGGCGCACCAGTGCCGGTGACGTTGAGCAGCGCAGTGAGTCCTCCGATCTCGGTGGCACGATGCGCCTCGGCGCCCAGGACTGTCGCGTGCAGCTGGGTACCCTGGCCTATCAGCTGTATGGCAAGGAGGTCGTCAGCGAGCGTCATCGCCATCGTTACGAATTCAACAACCGCTACCTCGACCGTTTCGCCGAACTCGGCATGGTGTTTTCCGGCAAGTCGATGGATGACAGCCTGGTCGAGATGATCGAGTACCGCGACCATCCCTGGTTCCTGGCTTGCCAGGCGCATCCGGAATTCCTGTCGACGCCGCTCAAGGGACATCCACTGTTCATCGGCTTTGTCACTGCGGCGCTGGCCCACCAGCGCAATCGGCAGCCACGCGAGATCGCGGCATGA
- the kdsA gene encoding 3-deoxy-8-phosphooctulonate synthase, which produces MKLLDFEIGLDRPFFLIAGPCVVESEQLQIDTAGTLKEITSALGIPFIFKSSFDKANRSSDKSFRGPGMAEGLRILSEVKRQLGVPLLTDVHEYTPFDEVAAVVDVLQTPAFLCRQTDFIQAVARTMKPVNIKKGQFLAPWDMKHVVEKARAVGNEQIMVCERGASFGYNNLVSDMRSLVVMRETRCPVVFDATHSVQLPGGQGASSGGQREFVPALSRAAVAVGISGLFMETHPDPDKALSDGPNAWPLHKMRGLLETLMAIDRSVKATDID; this is translated from the coding sequence ATGAAACTGCTCGACTTCGAGATCGGCCTCGATCGCCCGTTCTTCCTGATCGCCGGACCCTGCGTGGTCGAGAGCGAGCAGTTGCAGATCGATACCGCCGGTACGCTCAAGGAAATCACCTCGGCGCTTGGCATTCCCTTCATCTTCAAGTCGAGTTTCGACAAGGCCAATCGCTCCTCGGACAAGAGTTTTCGCGGACCGGGCATGGCCGAAGGGCTGCGCATCCTGTCGGAAGTGAAGCGCCAGCTCGGCGTGCCGCTGCTGACCGACGTGCACGAATACACGCCGTTCGATGAAGTGGCTGCCGTCGTCGATGTACTGCAGACGCCGGCCTTCCTGTGCCGCCAGACCGATTTCATCCAGGCCGTGGCGCGCACGATGAAGCCGGTCAACATCAAGAAGGGCCAGTTCCTCGCGCCCTGGGACATGAAGCATGTCGTCGAGAAGGCGCGTGCGGTCGGCAACGAGCAGATCATGGTCTGCGAACGTGGCGCCAGCTTCGGCTACAACAATCTCGTGTCCGACATGCGCTCGCTCGTGGTGATGCGCGAAACCCGCTGCCCGGTGGTGTTCGATGCCACGCATTCGGTGCAGTTGCCGGGCGGGCAGGGTGCCTCCAGTGGTGGCCAGCGCGAATTCGTGCCGGCCTTGTCGCGTGCGGCTGTCGCGGTCGGCATCTCCGGCCTGTTCATGGAAACCCACCCGGATCCGGACAAGGCCTTGTCCGATGGCCCGAACGCGTGGCCGCTGCACAAGATGCGTGGCTTGCTCGAGACCCTGATGGCGATCGACCGCAGCGTGAAAGCGACGGATATCGATTAG
- the carA gene encoding glutamine-hydrolyzing carbamoyl-phosphate synthase small subunit, protein MPTLPALLALADGSLFHGTSIGADGLTAGEVVFNTAMTGYQEILTDPSYSRQIVTLTYPHIGNTGCNDDDVESDGVHAAGLIVRSATQHSDHWRSTVSLPDYLRRHGIVGIADIDTRRLTRILREKGAQNGCIVAGAAATDIDAALAAARAFPGLKGMDLAKVVTTPKSYVWDQGSFDLDRGSAPRETGELHVVAYDFGIKHNILRMLVDRGCRVTVVPAQTSASDVFALNPDGVFLSNGPGDPEPCDYAIGAIKAFIAARLPTFGICLGHQLLGLAAGAKTLKMKFGHHGANHPVIELESGRVMISSQNHGFAVDETSLPANLRATHRSLFDGSLQGIALTDAPAYSFQGHPEASPGPHDVARVFDPFVREMHRRRGANPASMRAAVA, encoded by the coding sequence ATGCCGACCCTTCCTGCTCTGCTGGCCCTCGCGGACGGCAGCCTGTTCCATGGCACCTCGATCGGTGCCGACGGCCTGACTGCCGGCGAGGTGGTGTTCAACACCGCGATGACCGGTTACCAGGAAATCCTCACCGATCCGTCCTACAGCCGCCAGATCGTCACGTTGACCTATCCGCACATCGGCAACACCGGCTGCAACGACGACGATGTCGAGTCCGATGGCGTGCACGCGGCCGGCCTGATCGTGCGCAGCGCAACGCAGCACAGCGATCATTGGCGCAGCACGGTGTCCCTGCCGGACTACCTGCGTCGGCATGGCATTGTCGGTATCGCCGACATCGACACCCGTCGCCTGACGCGTATCCTGCGCGAAAAAGGTGCGCAGAACGGCTGCATCGTGGCGGGCGCCGCAGCGACCGACATCGACGCGGCGCTCGCTGCCGCACGCGCCTTCCCCGGACTGAAGGGGATGGATCTCGCCAAGGTCGTGACGACGCCGAAGTCCTACGTCTGGGACCAGGGCAGCTTCGACCTCGATCGCGGCAGCGCGCCGCGCGAGACCGGCGAATTGCACGTCGTCGCCTATGATTTCGGCATCAAGCACAACATCCTGCGCATGCTGGTCGATCGTGGTTGCCGCGTCACCGTGGTGCCGGCGCAGACGTCCGCGTCCGATGTCTTCGCCTTGAATCCAGATGGCGTGTTCCTGTCCAACGGTCCGGGTGATCCCGAACCCTGTGATTACGCGATCGGCGCGATCAAGGCGTTCATCGCGGCGCGCCTGCCCACGTTCGGGATTTGCCTGGGACATCAATTGCTCGGGCTGGCGGCCGGCGCGAAGACGCTGAAGATGAAGTTCGGCCATCACGGCGCCAACCACCCGGTGATCGAGCTCGAATCCGGCCGCGTCATGATTTCCTCGCAGAACCATGGCTTTGCCGTCGACGAGACATCGCTGCCGGCGAACCTCCGGGCGACCCATCGCTCGCTGTTCGATGGGTCACTGCAGGGTATTGCGCTGACCGACGCGCCGGCCTACAGCTTCCAGGGGCATCCGGAAGCCAGCCCGGGTCCGCATGATGTCGCGCGCGTGTTCGATCCCTTCGTGCGCGAAATGCATCGGCGTCGTGGCGCGAATCCTGCTTCCATGCGAGCGGCCGTCGCTTGA
- the parE gene encoding DNA topoisomerase IV subunit B, with the protein MMSRYNAADIEVLSGLEPVKRRPGMYTDTARPNHLVQEVVDNSVDEALAGHADTIEVAVFNDGSVEVIDNGRGMPVDIHPEEGIPGVELILTRLHAGGKFSNKNYQFSGGLHGVGVSVVNALSNLVEVVIRRDGNVYQMDFRNGDRATDLAVIGSVPKKQTGTRVRFWPDPKYFDSPKISLSRLKHVLRAKAVLCPGLTVKLFDEASGERVEWLYEDGLRDYLRSMLKDQELLPPEIFTAVLKKDIDAVEFAVCWTPEGELTQESYVNLIPTAQHGTHANGLRSGLTESLREFCDFRNLLPRGVKIAPEDIWDRLSFVLSYKTADPQFSGQTKERLSSRNAAAFVEGATHDAFSLWLNQHVDLGERIAMLAIERAQARLKADKIVVRKKITQGPALPGKLADCISQDLSRTELFLVEGDSAGGSAKQARDKDFQAILPLRGKILNTWEVESSAVLGSQEVHDLAVAIGCDPGHDKIDGLRYGKVIILADADSDGLHIATLLSALFLRHFPSLVRAGHVFVAMPPLFRIDIGKQVFYALDEDEKRSMLDKIEREKIKGTVSVTRFKGLGEMNPPQLRESTIHPDTRRLVQLMVEEDDGTRKIMDMLLSKKRANDRKEWLETKGDLASIEV; encoded by the coding sequence ATGATGAGTCGTTACAACGCCGCCGATATCGAAGTCCTGTCGGGCCTGGAGCCGGTCAAGCGCCGCCCTGGCATGTACACGGATACCGCGCGGCCCAATCATCTGGTCCAGGAAGTGGTCGACAACTCGGTCGACGAAGCCTTGGCCGGGCACGCCGACACCATCGAAGTAGCGGTCTTCAACGACGGCTCGGTCGAGGTCATCGACAACGGCCGCGGCATGCCCGTCGACATCCATCCCGAAGAGGGCATCCCGGGCGTCGAACTGATCCTCACGCGGCTGCACGCGGGCGGCAAGTTCTCGAACAAGAACTACCAGTTCTCCGGCGGCCTGCACGGGGTCGGCGTATCGGTAGTGAACGCGCTGTCGAACCTCGTCGAAGTGGTCATCCGTCGCGACGGCAATGTCTACCAGATGGACTTCCGCAATGGCGATCGCGCCACCGACCTCGCCGTCATCGGTTCGGTGCCGAAGAAGCAGACCGGTACGCGCGTGCGCTTCTGGCCGGACCCGAAGTATTTCGACTCGCCGAAGATTTCGCTGTCGCGGCTCAAGCACGTGCTGCGCGCCAAGGCCGTATTGTGCCCGGGCCTGACCGTGAAACTGTTCGACGAGGCCAGCGGCGAACGCGTCGAGTGGCTTTACGAGGATGGCCTGCGCGACTACCTGCGCTCGATGCTCAAGGACCAGGAACTGCTGCCGCCGGAGATCTTCACGGCGGTGCTGAAGAAGGACATCGACGCCGTCGAATTCGCGGTGTGCTGGACGCCCGAGGGCGAACTCACCCAGGAAAGCTACGTCAACCTGATCCCGACCGCCCAGCACGGCACCCATGCGAACGGCCTGCGTTCCGGGCTGACCGAGTCGCTGCGCGAGTTCTGCGATTTCCGCAACCTGCTGCCGCGCGGCGTCAAGATCGCGCCCGAGGACATCTGGGATCGCTTGAGCTTCGTGCTCAGCTACAAGACCGCCGATCCGCAGTTCTCCGGCCAGACCAAGGAACGTCTGTCCTCTCGCAATGCCGCGGCCTTCGTTGAAGGCGCGACGCATGACGCGTTTTCGCTGTGGCTGAACCAGCATGTCGACCTCGGCGAACGCATCGCCATGCTCGCGATCGAACGCGCGCAGGCACGCCTGAAGGCCGACAAGATCGTCGTGCGCAAGAAGATCACGCAGGGCCCGGCCCTGCCCGGCAAGCTCGCCGACTGCATCTCGCAAGACCTGTCGCGCACCGAACTGTTCCTGGTCGAAGGCGATTCCGCCGGCGGTTCGGCCAAGCAGGCCCGTGACAAGGACTTCCAGGCCATCCTGCCGCTGCGCGGCAAGATCCTGAATACCTGGGAAGTCGAATCGAGCGCGGTGCTCGGCTCGCAGGAAGTGCATGATCTCGCGGTCGCCATCGGTTGCGACCCGGGCCACGACAAGATCGACGGATTGCGCTACGGCAAGGTCATCATCCTTGCCGACGCCGACTCCGACGGGCTGCACATCGCGACCTTGTTGAGCGCGCTGTTCCTGCGCCACTTTCCGAGCCTCGTGCGCGCCGGCCACGTCTTCGTCGCGATGCCGCCGCTGTTCCGCATCGACATCGGCAAGCAGGTGTTCTACGCGCTCGACGAGGACGAGAAACGTTCAATGCTCGACAAGATCGAGCGCGAGAAGATCAAGGGCACGGTTTCCGTCACGCGCTTCAAGGGCCTCGGCGAAATGAACCCGCCGCAGCTGCGCGAATCGACCATCCACCCGGATACCCGCCGCCTCGTGCAGTTGATGGTCGAGGAAGACGACGGCACCAGGAAGATCATGGACATGCTGCTCTCGAAGAAGCGCGCCAACGACCGCAAGGAATGGCTCGAAACCAAGGGCGATCTGGCTTCGATCGAGGTGTGA
- a CDS encoding DUF11 domain-containing protein yields the protein MKSRIRIIGWFSAFLAALSAPVFADIQITPIDAAMVPAEIKGEVAARPNVPFALPSGLRYAKAPLGQGYVGEVEPNGTFGTASPLAGGNLVVRAPLFPNGDVDFYSFTATAGDRVYAATMTSGSAGSSTDSQLTLLASDGTTIVEFDDDNGSLAGLSSSIAGAIIPTTGTYFLKVNDFTAGTTSERPYELHFRLQSGTPTPEVEANDTPATANPLPANGWVSGARGVASATEQDWYSLTLNAGDTVFLSLDVDPEDDLVTWNGRLGFALFGDAGNQILVVDDAGTGDVAPNPNRPSEAFFMTVKTAGTYFAFVDSASAAVGGATATYNLSVSVHPASDEGVNCTTYTSTNVPQTIGPATGLVSSTITIPGSPRIADVDVDIVLNHAVMGQIDAHLRSPAGNDIGLFTDIGAAAAGGQTQMDLVLDDEAAAPPSFTVLKGVRLKPELNYRLSWLDGENAGGTWTLDLRDDTGDVNGGTLTSWSMRVCEAPPPPTCAPGFTPQTVHAADFEAGAAGYTHSGTADEWALGLPATVATNTANPVAGFTTCNSGVNCWKTDLTGTYNVSSSQDLLSPNINLAGLSAPVVITWAQQYQMESATFDHLFVDAQQVGGATPIRLFEHLDATMTDAPGNPAVNVPASSGWSVRSARADALAGLNSELRFHVDGDTTVSFGGLAIDDVTVTACRALSADLSITKTDGVATAVPGGSVTYTITASNAGIDPVTGATVADTFPASLTCSTTCVGAGGGTCGAAGPFAGNINDSGVNLPVGGSVTYTSACAISASATGTLSNTATVTGSIADPNPANNSATDTDTLVPTADLAITKTDGVTTAAPGGSVTYTITASNPGQSDAPGSTVADTFPATLTCTWTCVGAGGGTCTAAGSGNISDTANLPSGGSVTYTASCAISAAATGTLSNTATVAAPGGVTDPTPGNNSATDSDTLVPTADLSITKTDGVTSAVPGGSVTYTITASNAGPSNAAGSTVADTFPASETCTWTCAGAGGGTCTAAGSGNISDSVNLPSGGSVTYTAACTISAAATGSLVNTATVTAAGGITDPTPGNNSATDTDALGAEADLSITKTDGVTTVLAGGNLVYTVVVSNPGPSNVIGATVADTLPAGLTCTWACVGAGGGTCTAAGSGNINDSVNLPSGGSVTYAANCAVSGSATGVLSNTATVTAPGSVTDPTPGNNSATDTTTVLSPANVSGSKTVSGLFQIGSTVTYTIVLNNTGAGAQQDNAGNEFTDILPLGLTLVSATASSGTAVATIATNTVTWNGSIAAGGSVTVTITATIAPTASGIITNQGSISYDGDGDGTNEATRLTDDPATTASGDPTGFAVLSPGVPVPALNWFGMALLSLLVAGIALRQRHS from the coding sequence ATGAAGTCGCGGATTCGCATTATTGGATGGTTTTCGGCGTTCCTGGCGGCCTTGTCGGCTCCGGTATTCGCCGACATACAGATCACGCCGATCGACGCCGCGATGGTGCCGGCGGAAATCAAGGGTGAAGTCGCCGCCCGCCCGAACGTACCCTTCGCATTGCCGAGCGGCTTGCGTTACGCCAAGGCGCCGCTGGGTCAGGGTTATGTCGGCGAAGTGGAGCCGAATGGCACCTTCGGCACGGCGAGTCCGTTGGCCGGCGGCAATCTGGTCGTTCGTGCGCCGCTGTTCCCGAACGGCGACGTCGATTTCTACAGTTTCACCGCCACGGCCGGCGACCGCGTCTATGCCGCGACCATGACCTCGGGTTCCGCGGGTAGTAGTACCGACAGCCAGTTGACGCTGTTGGCGTCGGACGGCACCACGATCGTCGAATTCGACGATGACAACGGCTCTCTCGCCGGTCTCTCTTCGTCGATTGCCGGCGCCATCATCCCGACCACCGGAACCTATTTCCTCAAGGTCAACGACTTCACCGCCGGCACCACGTCCGAGCGGCCGTACGAACTGCATTTCCGCCTCCAGAGCGGCACACCGACGCCGGAAGTGGAAGCCAACGACACGCCGGCGACAGCCAATCCGCTGCCGGCCAATGGTTGGGTCAGCGGTGCACGCGGCGTTGCGTCGGCGACCGAGCAGGACTGGTACAGCCTGACGCTGAACGCCGGCGACACAGTCTTCCTCAGCCTCGATGTCGACCCGGAAGATGACCTGGTGACCTGGAATGGCCGCTTGGGTTTCGCGCTGTTCGGTGATGCCGGCAATCAAATCCTGGTTGTCGACGACGCCGGTACTGGCGATGTCGCACCCAATCCCAACCGTCCTTCCGAAGCCTTCTTCATGACGGTCAAGACCGCCGGCACGTATTTCGCCTTCGTCGATTCGGCCAGTGCCGCAGTCGGCGGTGCGACCGCGACATACAATCTCAGTGTCAGCGTGCATCCTGCCTCCGACGAAGGCGTGAACTGCACGACCTATACCAGCACCAATGTGCCGCAGACGATCGGACCTGCAACCGGACTGGTGTCCTCGACGATCACGATTCCCGGCAGTCCGCGCATCGCCGATGTCGATGTCGATATCGTCCTGAATCACGCTGTCATGGGCCAGATCGACGCACACCTGCGCTCGCCGGCCGGGAACGATATCGGCCTGTTCACCGACATCGGCGCGGCTGCCGCTGGCGGCCAGACGCAGATGGACCTGGTGCTCGATGACGAAGCAGCCGCCCCGCCGTCGTTCACGGTGCTGAAAGGCGTGCGACTGAAACCGGAATTGAACTATCGCCTGTCCTGGCTCGATGGTGAAAATGCCGGTGGCACCTGGACGCTGGATCTGCGCGACGATACCGGCGATGTGAACGGCGGCACGCTGACGTCGTGGAGCATGCGCGTGTGCGAAGCGCCACCGCCGCCGACCTGTGCCCCCGGGTTCACGCCCCAAACCGTTCATGCAGCCGACTTCGAAGCCGGCGCAGCGGGCTATACCCACAGCGGCACGGCCGACGAATGGGCCCTTGGACTGCCGGCCACGGTCGCGACGAATACCGCCAACCCGGTGGCCGGCTTCACCACCTGCAACAGCGGCGTGAACTGCTGGAAGACCGACTTGACCGGCACCTACAACGTCAGCAGCTCCCAGGATCTGTTGTCTCCGAACATCAATCTTGCTGGCCTCAGCGCACCGGTGGTCATCACCTGGGCACAGCAGTATCAGATGGAGTCCGCGACTTTCGACCATCTGTTCGTGGATGCACAGCAGGTGGGCGGTGCTACACCGATCCGCTTGTTCGAGCATCTGGATGCGACGATGACCGATGCGCCGGGTAACCCGGCGGTGAACGTGCCTGCCAGCTCGGGCTGGAGTGTTCGCAGCGCGCGGGCCGACGCCCTCGCCGGTCTCAACTCGGAACTGCGCTTCCATGTCGACGGCGACACCACGGTCAGCTTCGGCGGCCTCGCCATCGATGACGTGACCGTGACCGCCTGCCGTGCGCTGTCTGCGGATCTGTCGATCACCAAGACCGACGGCGTGGCCACGGCGGTTCCCGGCGGCTCGGTGACCTACACGATCACCGCCTCGAATGCCGGCATTGATCCGGTCACCGGCGCCACGGTGGCGGATACCTTTCCGGCCTCGCTGACCTGCAGCACGACCTGCGTCGGCGCCGGTGGCGGTACCTGCGGTGCTGCAGGCCCGTTTGCCGGCAACATCAACGACAGCGGCGTGAATTTGCCGGTCGGCGGCAGCGTGACCTACACGTCGGCCTGCGCGATCTCGGCGTCGGCCACCGGTACGCTGTCGAATACCGCCACGGTCACTGGTTCGATCGCCGATCCGAATCCGGCGAACAACAGCGCCACCGATACCGACACCCTGGTGCCGACGGCGGATCTGGCGATCACCAAGACCGATGGCGTGACCACCGCAGCCCCCGGTGGCTCGGTGACGTACACCATCACCGCCAGCAATCCTGGGCAGAGTGATGCACCGGGCAGCACAGTGGCCGATACCTTCCCGGCCACGCTGACCTGCACGTGGACCTGTGTCGGCGCCGGCGGCGGCACCTGCACGGCGGCCGGCAGCGGCAACATCAGCGATACCGCCAACCTGCCGTCTGGCGGCAGCGTCACCTACACCGCAAGCTGCGCTATTTCCGCCGCAGCGACCGGCACCTTGTCGAACACGGCCACGGTCGCCGCACCTGGCGGCGTGACTGACCCGACCCCGGGCAACAACAGCGCCACCGATTCCGACACCCTGGTGCCGACCGCCGACTTGTCGATCACCAAGACCGATGGCGTGACCTCGGCCGTTCCCGGTGGTTCGGTGACCTACACCATCACGGCCAGCAATGCCGGTCCGAGCAACGCCGCGGGCAGCACGGTCGCCGACACCTTCCCGGCCAGCGAGACCTGCACGTGGACCTGTGCGGGCGCCGGTGGCGGCACCTGCACGGCGGCCGGCAGCGGCAACATCAGCGACAGCGTGAACCTGCCGTCGGGCGGCAGTGTCACTTACACCGCAGCCTGCACCATTTCCGCAGCGGCGACCGGCTCCCTGGTCAACACCGCCACGGTCACGGCCGCGGGCGGCATCACCGATCCGACGCCCGGCAACAACAGCGCCACCGATACCGATGCACTGGGTGCCGAAGCGGACCTGTCGATCACCAAGACCGACGGCGTGACGACGGTCCTGGCCGGTGGCAACCTGGTCTATACCGTGGTGGTCAGCAATCCGGGCCCGAGCAATGTGATCGGCGCTACGGTGGCCGACACGCTCCCGGCCGGCCTGACCTGCACTTGGGCCTGCGTCGGTGCCGGCGGCGGTACCTGCACGGCGGCGGGTAGCGGCAACATCAACGACAGCGTCAACCTGCCGAGTGGCGGCAGCGTCACCTACGCGGCGAACTGTGCGGTTTCCGGCAGCGCGACCGGTGTTCTGTCGAACACCGCGACCGTCACCGCTCCTGGCAGCGTGACCGACCCGACCCCGGGCAACAACAGTGCGACCGACACGACCACCGTGCTGTCGCCTGCGAATGTCAGCGGCAGCAAGACGGTCAGCGGCTTGTTCCAGATCGGCAGCACGGTCACCTACACGATCGTGCTCAACAACACGGGTGCAGGCGCGCAGCAGGACAATGCGGGCAACGAGTTCACCGATATCCTGCCGTTGGGTCTGACCCTGGTCAGCGCCACTGCAAGTTCGGGCACGGCGGTCGCGACCATCGCGACCAACACCGTCACCTGGAACGGCAGCATTGCGGCGGGCGGATCGGTCACCGTGACGATCACGGCCACGATCGCGCCGACTGCCAGCGGCATCATCACCAATCAGGGCTCGATCAGCTATGACGGTGATGGCGATGGGACCAACGAGGCCACCCGTCTCACCGACGATCCGGCGACGACGGCCTCGGGTGACCCGACCGGCTTCGCGGTGCTGTCGCCGGGCGTACCGGTGCCGGCACTGAACTGGTTCGGCATGGCGCTGCTGTCACTGCTGGTCGCGGGCATCGCCCTGCGCCAGCGCCACAGCTGA
- a CDS encoding 4-hydroxy-tetrahydrodipicolinate reductase, whose protein sequence is MSRATPVILFGASGRMGQEILTLVPQQRDIDLVAALVRPGARLAGEPVWPVSAAALAYASALEPESRADVLIDFSNAASFDAALALAVQREMAFVSGTTGLSEAQREALEQAALRIPVLWSANFSIGVALLRRMAAEAARVLGDEFDVEIIEAHHRHKRDAPSGTALTLGRAIAEARGRALDEVGVFARHGHMDERVRGDIGFATVRGGDIVGDHTILFAGEGERLEFTHRASTRAVFARGALVAARWMAGRSAGRYTLDQAVAAAL, encoded by the coding sequence ATGAGCCGAGCCACCCCCGTCATCCTGTTCGGTGCGTCCGGGCGCATGGGTCAGGAAATCCTCACGCTGGTGCCGCAGCAGCGTGACATCGACCTTGTCGCCGCCCTGGTCCGACCCGGTGCACGCCTGGCGGGTGAGCCGGTGTGGCCCGTCAGCGCCGCGGCATTGGCCTACGCCAGCGCGCTGGAGCCGGAATCGCGCGCCGATGTGCTGATCGATTTCTCGAACGCCGCCAGTTTCGATGCGGCGCTGGCGCTCGCCGTCCAGCGTGAAATGGCCTTTGTCAGCGGCACCACCGGCCTGAGCGAGGCGCAGCGTGAGGCGCTGGAGCAGGCGGCGCTGCGCATTCCGGTCCTGTGGTCGGCGAATTTCAGCATCGGCGTGGCCTTGCTGCGACGCATGGCCGCCGAGGCGGCGCGAGTCCTGGGTGACGAATTCGATGTCGAGATCATCGAGGCGCATCATCGCCACAAGCGTGACGCGCCCTCGGGCACTGCGCTCACGCTGGGCCGAGCCATCGCCGAGGCGCGCGGGCGCGCGCTGGACGAGGTGGGCGTGTTCGCCCGCCACGGGCACATGGACGAGCGCGTTCGCGGCGACATCGGTTTTGCGACCGTGCGCGGCGGCGACATCGTCGGCGATCACACCATTCTGTTTGCCGGCGAGGGTGAACGGCTGGAATTCACCCATCGCGCCAGCACGCGCGCGGTGTTCGCGCGCGGTGCCCTGGTCGCGGCCCGCTGGATGGCGGGTCGATCCGCAGGCCGGTACACGCTTGACCAGGCGGTCGCTGCCGCACTGTGA